In Leishmania mexicana MHOM/GT/2001/U1103 complete genome, chromosome 7, the sequence CGCATCTGCGCCGCATGGAGACCTCAgtgccgccggtggcgccgggCTCGGCTCTGCGGAGTGTGCTGAGCACGGGCGCCatggacacgcacacgacaaGAGCGgtacggcggcgccgcctgcacgGATCGACGAGCTTGGcgaccgcggcagcagcacgagtCCGGTGGCTGCGCGTTCTCAGTTTTTCCAGTCGTTCTTTTTTGCGTGCCACGAGGACCGCATGCGCCGCAGTGGCTGCCACCACACCCTCGTCGGACTGCGCGAATCCGTCACCATCAAAGGACCGTGCGGCATCATCGGTTTGGGGCTTGGCGAGGTCTCTGTCAACGGCTTCTACCTTGGTCGCAAGCAACTGACCCTGTGGCACGAAGAGCACCGAGCGGTGCTGATGCCCATGAAGCGGCTCAAGACACGGCATGCGCAGGACATGGAGCTGCCCCAGTGGCCCCGCGTGCCGGCGCCTCCCTGGCCCCCTCGAAGTTTTTCgaaggccgccgctgccggagaAAGCACCTCGACGGACGTTGGCGATGCCTTCGGACAGCCACTGAATCCTCTGTACTACCGTGGCGTGTGTGATGCATCACGGGGCAGGACGTCTGCGGCGGTGAATGACACGCCCGcagcacccgctgctgctgaggggccggacgaggaggaggactttctgcaggcgctgcagtgggaCTGCGAGTCTGTGTTCGGGTCGGTGGACTGGGATTGggtggaggcgacggtgcagagCTGGCGCAATCTCTTTTCCAGCCAGCTGCCACCGATCTTCTTGATCGCgcagccgccctcctccatgCGCCGGGATGGCGACGAAGGGCCAACGCGAAGGTTCTACCTCACCCGCAAGCGCGGTCGTcaggacggcgctgctggtggcaaGTCGAAGATGAACAAGAAGGGTGGCCTGTCGCAggacgccgccaccgccgagcCGTCGAGCGCGTACATGGACATTCCGTCTTTTGTCGCCCACCGCAGCGAGCCGTCCGTGGATCTCGCCCTCGTGCCGAGCATTGTGCCGTCCATCGCGGCACAGGGCTGCGGCTCTGTCATGGTGCTGGGGTCTGCGAACATTGGAAAGTCGACGCTGTGCCGGTACTTGGCAAACGTCCTCCTCAGTCAGCACGGGCTCTGCTACTGGCTCGATCTCGATGTCGGGCAGCCCGAGTTCGGTGTCCCGGGCCAGCTGACGCTCTCCCTTGTGCGgcgtccgctgctgcgcgcacacgacgCGAGCTGCGCTCAGGTTGTCGCGGCTTTCTTCATCGGCGCCAACACAGCGGCGCCATGCCCGCTGACTGCGGCGAACGCACTGGCGGCTGtctgtgcgcaggcgcgAGCGGTGAGCAGAGAACATCCTGTGGTGGTGAACACGCATGGCTGGGTGCTGCAGACGGGACGCCGCGTCTCTGTCGAGGCACTGCGGCGTCTGCGACCACGCCAGGTAATTCACCTGCACAAGGCACGGGAGGAGTTGTGGGTGCAGGACACGGCAGCCTTGCTGGATCCGCGCAACGGGCTGAACgccgaggtggtgcagcgccgcttccttGTTCGTCATAGCACTGCCAGCTCTCCCGGCGCTTCTGCttctgcttctgctgctgttgctgagAACAAGGATGGCCCTGCAGCGGGCTCGAAGAAGAACAGGATCAAGGGCTCGCCTCTCAGTAGCTCGACGCCTTCGGCGGCCTTGCTCTGTCGTCTCCCGTATCCGTACACTCATGGGGATGCTGTCCAGCTGCCTGCACCCTCAGACCGCGAGTCGCCGGTTTCGTCTCCCACGACCACGGACGAGCACAGATGGCGCGGCCAGGTTCACTCGGTTCGCGTGGACCGCGAGGAGACGTACTCGTCGATAGCGCGCATCAAGGCGACGAAAGGCAGCCGTGGACGGCAACAGCGGTGGGAGACGTACTTCTCGGCTCTGCTCCGCCACTACgctggcagcaccgccgctggcgcgaaGTCAGCGAGTGAAGGCCCGAACGCGGACAAAGAGCCCGAGACGACCCTCCTcgaggcgccgctctcgaCACTGCACTCGATCGTGCTGGCCGAGCGTGATGAGAAGCTCGGCGATGTGTGTCTGGTGGAACCCGcactgccctcctcgtccgccgcAGAGGCAAAATCccgtgccaccgctgctgctgctgctgctgagtgCCGGCGGAGCCGCCAAACGCACGCGGAgttggcagcggcgctggagcacgCGGTAGTCGCCGTCCACTTCCACGCTCAACCCTCCGCTGTGGCGGCATACAGCCAGTCGAACGGCAGCGAAAGGTGTGGCGTCGTGCGCAGTCTTGCCTCTCTCCAAAACGGGTTTCCCGTGTCGTGCTACGGTGTTGTAGAGAGCGGCGAGCGGGAGCTCCTACACGGCGTCGAGGCGGCACAGCGGGAGAAGGATGGGAGCTCGCCGTGGCACAGTTCCGTCTCGGCTGGGTGGATTCGAATCcgagtgccgctgcggccaaGCGTCGTCGCAGCCATGCTCTCTAGCCCCGAGCGCGAacctgcggctgccgccaccgagTGGTGCACCCGCGTTTCCATCGCCTATAGTGCCGCCTTGCGTAGCGACACCGCCTTCGTCGATACCTGGCGGTGACATGGCTCGCTTCGCTGGCTCTCCTCCCGCCCCGATCGTAAACTTggccctctcttctcctttgccCCCTTATCCACCTGTGCTCTCTGCCTCTAGCgcccgcgtgcgtgcgtgcgtgcggagggtgtgtgtgtgtggcgtcTGCCATGATGTGGGGAGGGGTTCGGCTGAGGGATGCATCGGCagtgctgcacacacacatatatatatatacacgtaCGTATAAAGGCTAATGGATGGACAGGTAACACCGTAACATATACCTATATTTATATATAGATATGGACACTTATCCACGTGTACACCGccgagagaaagggaggcaaatgcgtgtgtgtatgtgggggggggagggggctgtgCAGAGTACGGTGACTCCAGCGTGGATGGGTCCTTCAAGACCCTCTGCAGAGGTAATCAGGGCGTGTcgagagaggtgtgtgcaagcacgtgtgtgtggtgacaccacaccacaccacaccacaccacaccacaccacacacacacacacacgtctgTCTCACCACTGTGTCTCCTTCGTCTGCTTGAAATAGCAACAGAAGTCCGCCCGAGACCTTCGACCAGatcactgtgtgtgtgcttgtgtgcgtgtgtacgtgtgtgtgtgtgcttgtgtgtgtgtgtgtgtgtcttctctgacactctcgctctcacgcgtacacacacacacacacacattcagCTACACGTACGTAtatatgtgcgtgtacgtCCATCGTGCCCTAATGCTGCCCCCAAGCGCCATCCTATCTTCATGCTGCACAGGCTTCCGCACCTGCATCGCATCTCCTGTGTCCCTTTCTCCCATccaccccccttctcccAACGCATCGAGGTAGATCTTCCTGGGGGTCACGGTCATCGCAGCAGCCAAATACACAACATCAAGGGCACGCTGCACCATCCCTTCGCTCtgcttcctccctccctcttcactTGTGCTTCACGAGTACCACctaaaacacacacacacacacgtacaacCGACTCACAGACCCCCTCACACGTCCTTCGCTCCACCCCACGTGTGCACTGGGGTTGCCTTATATTATTCGTATGCAGCTGACGTGCTCTCTGTGCGTACTGCGAGCAGCCCAACGAGGATCAGAAGaccctttctttttcctcgcATATAtttctctgctgctgtgtgggcTTGTGTGGCGTCGCGATGGGCAGTCGTAGTGCCTCGTGTCGCGGGTGTCGCGGCGgtcagctgcggcgcagcctTCTCTGGAGCATTGCGGTTGCCGTCGTGGTGCTTGCCATACTCGTAAGCGTCGCCACACCACCCGTTTTGGCTGAAACGGAGGATGATGCGTCACGGCAGCCGATGGATGTCCGCGGCACAGAAACGATTGGCTCGATAGCGCATGCACCCGCGGCACATATAGGCGCACCGCATGACCCACCCACGGATAGCCCGCTTACACCGGCGGGCTCGGTGTTGCATCACGACGGCGGAGCATTGGGGGTATCAGCGTCCACGCGCCACCGGCAGGAGCCCTGCGAAGGAGCTGTAGGGCACTCATCTGAGCTGTGCACGGACACGGTATCAGCAGGAGGGGCTGCAGAGAGCGACAGTGTGTCGAGTtctgcttctctcctcccatCAGAGGCCTCGACAGAGGAGTCTGTCGTAGCGGAGCGCCACTGGTctgagccgccgccgctgcaacaAGAGGATGTGCCGAGCCAAGCATCACCACACGATGCCCGGCAcagcggcgaaggaggaggctggcaacatcagcagcagcaggcgatAAAGCCGACAGACACTACGTCGTCACCTATTTACACAGACGACACAGGTGCCCCGTACGCGGATGacgcacctgctgcagctccggcTACAAGGCCCGCCACTGCTTCCAGCAACGATGTCGGTGTAaccgccgcttctgctgATGCGGTGCCGGAGTGGAgagcttctcctcctgcaccaccaccacccgagGACCTTGCTACACCAGCGCATTTAGATGAACCGCACGCGTTTGATGAGGCAGCTGCTTCCACCCTTGCATGGGAGGAACGGGGCTCACTGGCATCGCAGCAACCAcaggcggaggtgcaggaAACATACGACCTGCCTCAGAAGCCAGCGGACGAGGTTTCAGATGGCGCCGCCGGGGTGACCAAGGGCTGGGAGGCTCACCGAAGCACTGCGCCAGACCGCGCAAGTGACGCCGCTCAGGCGGAGAGCCAGTCGCCTTTCGAGGGGGATAGCCGGGAGCCGCACGAAGACCAGCAGGGCACTTTTCTCCACTGTGACGCGCACACCATTGCACAAAGCACGCCTGCGTGCGAggcaggggagaggcagcATGGGGCTGCCGCGGAGGCCGTGCAGCAGGAAGCCTCGTTAACATCCACACCCGAAGCGACGCCCGCCTCGCCGGAGGCACCGACGACGGGGAGCACCTCAgaagagccgcagcagacaTGGTCAGCTCACGCTCACGAGGTAGTGGAGGGCGGGGTGTCATTGGACGCCTCTTCTGTCCcggaggcgcaggtgcaACCGGCGCCTGTGCACCTCGGAATGCACCAGCAGTGGACAGAAGGCCAAGAGGCTGGGGGCGATGGTGCCACGCATGGTGCATGTGACACTACGGCTGATGATGAGGTTCTCGGCGGCACTGGAGGTGCCTCGGTGGAGGAGTCGACTGCAGAGGAGCACGCAAGTTCTGCGGAGCCTGCCACGTGCGCGGCGACTGCGGAGGCGTCCGGGACGGGATGCTCTAGAGCGCTGCGCACCGACGACTCTCAGTCTGACGTCGTGGAAGCGGCGGCCGTTGTCACCGAGCAGGCACTTGCCGAGCGGCACGCGAACGGCGCCGGCCaagacggcggtgatgcgccGATAAGCTCTGAAGAGAGCAGTGAAGCTGCAGCCTATGCGCAGCCGATAGAGGGGCAGgccgagcgcggcgacgccactCCTGTCGCAGATGTCGACACTATTAGTCATGAAGAGGGGGTGATAGGgtcggaggaggcggtcACCCAGGTTTGGGATGGGCCAGAtgacactgctgctgctgctacggcTGAGATTGCCCTCAAGggggagacagagagcgcTGCCAGAGAGGTTGCCGTTGACCTGGACGAGGTCGATGGTGATGGGCTGGAAaaggacgaggagcagctTGCATCCTCTTCATCAGCCTTTGCCACTATCAGCGCGCCCggtggcagcaccgccacgcggTATCGTCGTGACAAACACGAAGTGCAGCACCCTCCATCCCCACCCCCGTCCCGACTCGCGCTCTCCTACCTCTACTACCACGCGCTGGAGGCCCTCTACGTGGACGAGAACGTCACACTTTTCGTGCAGCGCGCCCGCGATGTGGCGCCGTACGGACATGCGCGGCTGAACTGGCTTCTCGGCGTGCTGCACGCCTACGGTGTCGGTGTCCCTCGCAGCGAGCGAGATGCGCTCATGTACTACTCCTTCGCCGCCATGGAGGCTGTCCCTGAGGCACACATGGCGCTCGGGTACCGCTACAAGCTGGGCCTCGGTGTCGTGGCGAGCTGCGAGAGCGCGCTGGCGCACTAccgcgaggcggcggacgcGGTGGCTATGACGTACGATGgaactgccgctgcctcgggcggtggtgccgagcCGATGACCGCTGGCGCGAAGACGGTTAGCAGCGGCAAGGGTGGCCACAGCGGGTCGATGTCCTTTTTCGCCTaccgcgacgacgccgccgtgtcCGACAtgcgcaagcagcgccggcTGGATCTGATCAGCCTCAAGTATCAGGCGGACGTTGGCAACGTGGATGCGCTGCTCACACTAGGGTACGTGCTCCTCAAGGGTGACTACCAGGTGGTGCGCGATGgccgtcgcgctgccgcctaCTTTCAGACCGCCGCTCGAAAGGGTAGCGCACGAGCGCATGGAGCGCTGGGCCAGCTGTACATGGCCGGCGACCCTTCCATCAGtccaccactgctgcccgACCTGCGGCGGGCCCTCCACCACTTCCGCCTTGGCGCTCTGCAGAACGATGCGCTGTCCCTGAATGGGATGGGCTTCCTCCACGCTATAGGGTACCTCTATCAAGACAAGCAGCACAGCGCgaccggcgccggcagcaacGCGACAAAGGCGCCGGGCAGTAGCGAcgaggctgcggcgccgccgtcgaacGGACCGCCGGACttcgcgacggcggcgcagtacTTCTACCGCAGCCACTGCGCTGAGGGACTGTACAACCTCGGGGTCCTTTTTCTGCACGGTCGCGGCGTGACGTCAGACAAGAAGCAGGCGCGTCGTCTCTTCGAAAGGGCGGCGAAGCAAGGCAGCGTGCTCGCGCAGTGGCAGCTAGCGAACATACTGAGCGAGGCCACCGAGGATGGTGGCGCCCTACCGGCGGCAGAGTGCGAGCGGGCACTGGCGCTGTACCAGCGCACCGCGTCCTTTGGCACTtggcagcaccgcgcgccAGGCAGCCGCTACtcgggtggtggcgccggcgTGGGCGCTGAGAATCCAGATGTGCAGGGACAACAGGAGCGTCATGGCCAGGTGAAAGGGAAGGTGGGTGTCGACGGAGGCCGCGACGCAcggctgctggaggagaCGCGGGCCAGCCGCGTGCCATCGCAGGATGGCAGCGGGAGCGAggacgatggcgacggcgccgacgacggcgatggtgtGGACCGTCTCGACGGCTTTGTGCGGCCGCGATCGGAGGCTCAGTATCGAGTGCTGCTCGCCGGCATCCTTGACCGCCTGCACGCTGTGGAGGAGTCGCTGGTGTCCTCCGACGAGGACGAAGGCCCGACCACTACGTCACTGGCTTCCTTCGTTGAGCTGCTCAGCCTGGCCGAGACGGGCGACGCGGCCGCTTCCTGGTTGGCCGTCCAGTACGTGGATGACTACCTTGAGGTGGCGGACACGCCACTGCCACATGGCAGGCACGCCGGCAAGGGCGGTGCGGTCCCTCTTTTTTGGCCTTTGACCTCCGCTCCAGGAGGGACGTCGCAGTACCTCTccggcgaggcggccacCAGTGCGCTGCTCTAccacctgctgcagcgcactgTGCTgcatcacacgcacacgcacacgacacTCGGGGCTGCGTATCTGCGCCTTGGCAACTTCTACTACTATGGCGAGTCCCCAGAGTACGGGGTGGACATGGAGCGTGCACTGGCGTACTACCGCATCGCTGGCGATCATCATCATAACGCGCAGGCACTCTTCAATGTGGGCTTCATGTATCAGCTGGGCCTGCACAAGGCCCCTCGCGCGACGCGGGTGGTGCGGGGCATGTCTGCGCAGGAGGTGATGGAGCGTTCTGAGGTGGTGCGGCACTACACCAGCGCCTCGGTAGGGGCCGAGTGGAAGGTGCATTCAAACCCGCCCGAGTATCTGCGGGCATCGCCGGCCTCCCACCTCGCTCTCAAGGCCGCCGCAAGCGCGTGGAACCGTGCCAGCGCGGACCCGATGGCGCGAGGCGTCGACGTGTACCTCGCATGGAAGTACTACACGGCTTCGCTTAGGCAAGAGGAGCGGGGTTCGATGGCGGTGCAGGTCGCCTTGGCGGTGCTCAACGTGCAGTGGTCTCTGCGACACTTCGGCATTTCTCGGCTTCTGCCGCAGTTGGAGTCGTCCGCGTCGCTTGTTGATTCACCTGCGGCCTCGGCCCACTCGGCATCCTCCATGGTGGAGGCAGGGACTGATGAAGTGGACGTCACGCTATCGACCGGTGCTGGGGGTGCGGATCGGGTGTATCAGGGCAAGCGCGACGTCCTTCACAGACCACTGAGCACGCTGACCACCACGCTTCAAGTGATGTGGAACCGCCTCATAGAGAACGCCGTGGACGCTTCGGGGACGATGCTCTCATGGTACAAGCCGTTGGAGGACGCGGTGCTGTACGGCGCCATCTCCGTGGTTGTCATCGGGCTTCTTGTTCGACATCACGTGGCCTAGCAGCGTTCTccgctgtgtgtgcgtgcgttgtcgttggatgtgtgtgtgtgtgggtgtgtgtgtgtgtctgtgtggtgggagcgggcggcgtggcggtgaaggcgcTGACGAGACTTGCAGGGCGTCCGAGGAGTTGCTCTGTCGCTGCTACGACACCTCCCCGTGCCCTCGGGTcctgctccttctctctcgccgcgcTTCGCACTGCTTGGGCTTCTCTGTTGTTCAGGTGAAGGGCAGCTTGTCTTTTTCACTTTCCGCTCAGCTCGATCTgtcacgcgtgcgcgcacacacacacacacacacgcccaccaGCAACAAGCCAGAGGGCCAATGAGGACTCGCACACATCGAGTCTTTCCATGttccccccccttccccccttttgTGCAgcgacgtgcacgcacgcacgactCCGCGCACGTCCACGGCAGCCGGCCtgcatccctctctctcacacacacacattgctgtgtgtgtgtgtgtgtcggcctCCGGTGTTTGGGACCCTCCACGGTTCGCCTCAGCCACCATCGTcgtcctcccttcccccacccgCGCAAGTCGCTGAACAACAAACATAGACGTGCGCACGGagacctcctcctcctctccctctttcacACAGAACGCACGCGCGCCAAATCGCAGACGACCACGAGGGCAAGaacgaggcgacggcgatatctcgctgctgcgtcttccttctctgctgctgctgctccatcgCCGTGCGCCTCCCACGCCGCACCTCTCTGCTCCTCCCCTTGCGCGCGCTCATCTTCTGTGCTGCCTTGCGTCACGAGTCACTGAACGtcatacacacgcacatacacgtgtTGGCGCAAGCACCCACCACACCCTTACCGACACACCCCATAcacgcaccgcagcgacACCTTCGCGTACGTGTTCcgttctctccctccttgcTTTGCTTTCTCTTActtgctcgctcgctcgcctACGTTGTGCGCGCCGTGCCGTGTTGCCTATTCTTGACTTTCAGGCTTCACAcatcgttgtcgtcgtctctgtttctctctccccacctcGAACCCGCGCTTCCGTggtgtgcacacgcacacgcacacgctctcGTGCTGCGCATCGCTCGTAGGATAGCACATCTGTGCTGCGTCATCATGCTTCGCTGGACGTCGCGCTACTTgtgtgcctctgccgcggcggctgcggggtCTGAGGTGCACCGCGACGTCGAGGAGTTCGCCGTTGTCATTGTGGGCGGTGGTCCTTCGGGGCTCTCGGCTGCCATTCGGCTGAAGCAGCTCGCCGGGGACCAGAGGGACTCTTTCCGCGTCGGCCTCGTCGAAAAGGGCAGCGAGATTGGCGCCCACACGCTCTCCGGCGCCTGTGTGGAGCCTCACGGGCTGGATGAGTTGCTGCCCGGGTGGCGTGAGCAGGAGGGATCCCTTCTTGCCAGCATGACACCCGTCACGTCCGACGCCTTTCATGTGCTGATAGGACCGTCACGAAGCGTGAAGGTGCCGTGGCTGCCCTCGACGCTGCACAATCGCGGCAACTACATCACGTCTCTCGGCGGCATGTGCAAGTGGCTTGGCGAGCAGGCCGAGGCGCTCGGGGTGGAGATCTACCCCGGctttgcggcggcggacgtCGTCGTTGACGAGGCGACCGGGGCCGTGACGGGGGTGCAGCTGAATGACAGGGGTGTCGACAAGAACGGACGGAAGACGGCGCACTACGAGCCCGGGATGATCTTCCGCGCAAAGCAGACCATCTTCGCCGAGGGCTGCCGCGGATCCTGCACGAAGCAGTTGGAGAAGCGTTTTGGgctgcgcaccgccgacaACCCGCAGACGTTCGGACTCGGCATCAAGGAGGTGTGGGAGGTGCCGAAGGAGCGGCACCACCCAGGCACCGTCATGCACACGGTGGGGTGGCCGACGACAGACAAGGGGCACGACAACACCTACGGCGGCTCCTTCCTCTACCACTACGGTGACGGCCTCATTTCGTGCGGTTACGTGGTCGGCCTCGACTACTCGAACCCGTACTGCCGGCCGTACATGGAGATGCAGAAGTGGAAGACGCATGACCTCATTCGAGGGCAGCTAGAGGGCGGCCGACCGATCCTGTACGGTGCGCGCACGTTGGTCGAGGGCGGCTTCAGCGCGTTGCCGAGGCTGCACTTCCCCGGCGGCGTGCTGGTGGGGGACTGCGCTGGTTTTTTGAACCTTCCAAAGATCAagggcacgcacacagccaTGAAGTCTGGCATGCTGGCTGCCGAGGCCGTCTACGAGGACGCCTTCAAGGGcggcaaggaggagggggccaGCGGCGTGGAATGCAAGAGCTACGACGACTACTTCCGTAGCAGCTGGCTGTACAACGAGCTCTACACGGTGCGCAACGTGCGGCAGAGCTTCCACAAGAGCTTCAAGTGGGGGATGCTCTACACCGGCATTACCTCACTCCTGCTGCACGGCCGCGAACCGTGGACGCTGAAGCACACCACACCAGACAACTTGTCGTTGAAACCGGCGAAAGAATGCGTGGAGATTGAGTACCCGAAGCCGGACGACACGCTCACCTTCGACCTGCTTACCAACCACAGCCGTAGCGGGACGGCCCACAGTGCTGACCAGCCGTGCCATCTGCGCCTGAAGGACTCCAAGGTTGCCGAGGAGGTGAACCTAAAGACGTATGCAGGGCCGGAGGCGCGCTTCTGCCCAGCTGGTGTGTACGAGTTCGTCAGCGACAAGTTGGTGATCAACGCACAGAACTGCCTCCACTGCAAGGCGTGCGACATCAAGGATCCGACGCAGAACATCAACTGGACGGTGcccgagggcggcggtggccccAACTACCAGGGCCAGATGTAAAagtccccccctcctcccgccgtTCCTGCCTCCGCACTCATTTCTGGCATCgcagcacccccccccactctacccccctctcccccacctcacGCTTTTTCTCGCTGtgcaggcgtgtgcgtgtgagtatcccattccccccccctcttcctctgcgtcgccgtcgcctctcTGTCCCTCAAAGTGCTTGCAGagtcttttcctttttctaTTCGGGCCCGTCTCTGCTCGCGTTgtcgtgcgcatgtgtgagCGGGTGTGCGCCTGGGACCTTcgtgcgctctctcctccttcgctcTGCTGCGTTGAAcctctcccgctctcccGCTCTCCCGCTCTTCCCCCCTGCCTACCACCGCTCTCATGTGGCACCGGAGATTGTCGTGATGACGCGTAGAAGGTGCGCTGGAGAAAATTGGAGTCAATGATGTCATCGGCTACACACCGCTCTCCTAGCGGCCGGCGACAGAGGTATGCCTGGAGGTTGTGCGgctctggtggtggtggtggtgggggggagACGGGTGCTGAGAAGAGTGAGGTGGGCCTGAGTCAGTGAAGAGAAGGCGGTGGGTCCCTGCTGTAAAACGTTTTGAGGGCGTTGTGTCAAGAGCGGCGGTGTGCTTGCCCGGCGTATGCGGGCACGTATGTATGTCTGCGCTT encodes:
- a CDS encoding putative electron transfer flavoprotein-ubiquinone oxidoreductase translates to MLRWTSRYLCASAAAAAGSEVHRDVEEFAVVIVGGGPSGLSAAIRLKQLAGDQRDSFRVGLVEKGSEIGAHTLSGACVEPHGLDELLPGWREQEGSLLASMTPVTSDAFHVLIGPSRSVKVPWLPSTLHNRGNYITSLGGMCKWLGEQAEALGVEIYPGFAAADVVVDEATGAVTGVQLNDRGVDKNGRKTAHYEPGMIFRAKQTIFAEGCRGSCTKQLEKRFGLRTADNPQTFGLGIKEVWEVPKERHHPGTVMHTVGWPTTDKGHDNTYGGSFLYHYGDGLISCGYVVGLDYSNPYCRPYMEMQKWKTHDLIRGQLEGGRPILYGARTLVEGGFSALPRLHFPGGVLVGDCAGFLNLPKIKGTHTAMKSGMLAAEAVYEDAFKGGKEEGASGVECKSYDDYFRSSWLYNELYTVRNVRQSFHKSFKWGMLYTGITSLLLHGREPWTLKHTTPDNLSLKPAKECVEIEYPKPDDTLTFDLLTNHSRSGTAHSADQPCHLRLKDSKVAEEVNLKTYAGPEARFCPAGVYEFVSDKLVINAQNCLHCKACDIKDPTQNINWTVPEGGGGPNYQGQM